The Dromaius novaehollandiae isolate bDroNov1 chromosome 3, bDroNov1.hap1, whole genome shotgun sequence genome includes the window CGGGACCTAGTTTTAGGTTAGAGAAAACAGGTATCAGGAAACAGCCACAGCAATCAGCACACGTGAGCCTCTGCTGAAGTCAAAACTTTCAGataactaaaaaaataaaaataaaacaaacactaGCATCTGTCAGTTGGAAAAAATGTCTGGGCCTACTTGTCTTGAGCATTTTTACTAcctagaaaaatgttaaaagctgAATTACATTGCAGAATTACATTAGAATAGAAAACACTGTAATGCGTATTTAAAATAAACCTTGCAAGTTTGCAGGTCGACCCTCTTTGGCCCAAGGTCTAGCAGATCTAGACGATCTAGAAGTATCTATAGCCGATCGCTGCATCTAGGTGTTCTCTTCAATCTAACGACGATCAAACTGACAGCCCAATGAGCCAGGGTGAGGCTTGATTGACGCAAGAAGATTTTTCTAGGTGGGAATGTGGTCAATCTGGTGTTCCTCTTTCTAAACCGGAGGGGGGGCCCCAATTGAAAGCCAAATTTACTGTTACGGCGATCACCGTCTCAAATTTTCTGCCCTTAAAGAATAAGGTGAAGCTACGTGTAGATGGCTCGAGGGGATCTGGCCTCTTATGCTGATCACCTCAAGGTCTAGGAGGATCTTAAGTGTCGGATTTGCAAGGCGCCTCAGCATGAAATCTTAAGGCTCGTGACATTCTGAATCAAGGCGACTGACTCAAACGAAGAAACCTGAAAGGTTTTGACCAGGTTGATTATTAAGATATTAACATTTGATATGTATTAGCAAAATATTGCGATATACACCTGTTGACTTACAACATTAAGAGTTAAAACTGGCGTAACATTCTCTTCTTTGCTAATAAGAGCTACACAAGAGTTAACTGGCGAAACAGCCCAGCCACTCTGGTCCCAAACGTACCTGCTCCTCCTTCGGCGACTATAGCGATGGCAATCATAAGCATAGTGGCCTTTCTCGCCACACTCATAGCATCTGTCATTAGGGTCAAAGGGGCGCCGCGCCGGAGGCCTGTCATAGCGGGAGCGACGAGGCATCCCTGTTGACACTTCCACTCTAACCCTGGAGCCACATATTATCCTGCAAGACACAGTATGCATTAgttacagaaatacttttttcccttGTGCTTGTTACACAGGGAAGAGAAGTCGCAGACCCGCTGCAGGGCGAGACGGTCCGAGCGCGCCGCCGGAGCAGCTGTAAGCATGCACGTACTTTCCATCGAGTCCCAGCACCGCATCCTCCGCATCCCTCGGGTCTTCAAACTCCACGAAGGCGAACCCCGGCGGGTTCCTCGCGATCCACACGGTTCGCAGCGGCCCATAGTAGCTGAAGGCCCTCTCCAGCTCGCCTTTGCCCGCGCCCGTGCCCAGGTTCCCCACGTAGACCTTGGTCTCTGCGGGAGCGAGGCCCGTgtcagcgccgcggcccggcgcgcaCGCGCGGCCCCGCGCACGAGGCATTGCCAccgcgcgcgcccgccgccgcccctcccccgccggcgccgccatCTTTGACACCGCCTCCATTTTGgtgcgctcccgccgccgccgcgcttcccctgcccgcagcccccccaccccctccccggACCCATCCTTCGCCGGATCGGCGGCTAcggcccctccccagcccggcGGCAGCCGTTTCGCCATTCTTCCCCCCTTCCCGTCGCCATCTTCTCCCAAGGCCGTCTGCCCGCAACAGCGGCCGCCCCCTCGCCCCGTACCGCAGCCCCGCGCCAGCGatccctgcccgccgccgccgcacgcagTGGCACCAGCCCCCCGACTCCGCGCCCGGCtgccccgcagcgcccgccgccgccgcccgccgtaCCGTAACGCCCGTAGCGCGACATCTTCCCAGCTGCAGGCCAGGCCCTGCGCGCGACCCCTTATATAGaaggagccgccgccgcagctGCGCGCCGCGCCCCAACCGCCGCACGCCGGGGCGGGGCTCGCGTCGCCTGGCaacgcggggccgggcggcagcgcagGAGGGACCTCGCTTCTCCCGCGCGCGCCAGCGGCGGCCGCTCTCGCgagagccgcggcggcggggcggggccgagctgaggggaaggggccgggccgggggggctcctGGTCCGGCGCCTCGTGGCTCGCGGGGCGGCTCTGGTGAGGGAGCCGGACCAGGCCGGCAGCTTGGCGCTGGCCCCTCCGCGGCCCAGCCAGCACTGGGGGCGGCGGACGCGTGTGCCAGCGTCCTCGTTGCCCAGCCGGGAGGTGAGACGCGGCACCCGCCCTTacggcggcagcccccggccgccctgACGTGCCCCCAGGAGGGGGACGCGGCCTGACGCCAGCTCCCGGGCCAGGTGCGACCCACCCGGCCTgggtgcccagagctggggcacCCCTGCACCCACTCGtccagaaaagcagagaaagcgTTCAAAGTCAGCAGCCCTTTCCTGTCAGGCTTTTCAGGAGAATACGAGCAGctgagaatttttattttgagCGCAATCAACCTGAACCTGACTGATGTGAAGTAATTTTAAACAAAGCAGAGCACAAATGAGGGCCTTCTGCTAACGAGGAGCAGACAGACTCTTCAAGTGCATCTGTGCACACAATAACGCAGCCTGTGGTGCTAACAAATTAGCATACCCAGACGCTCGCGCAATGAAGGGCGTAAAGACTTCCTGTCTGGATTAATCTCTGGAATAATCACATAATGATTTTTGCATTGTGTGTTGTGGCACTGGCATAATCTAGCAGCGccaaaatgttaagaaaaaaatttaactTACAGAATTTCAAGAAAATTCTCTCTGTAAGGAACAAAGCTCTTCCAACCACCATTACTCTAAAATAGCAAATGTAGATAGGAAATGATTAAAAATCCTGCTTACCTTGCCCAATAGTGTTATAAAATCTGCTCCTGTATTATAGTTCATGTTTTAAAACAGGAGAActgctgtgggaaaaaaaaagcagaacaaattttGCATCTGGTTTGGGAAATTTCAAGTATCACAAAGAAACTTAAATAgcttattccttttttttgttcagaaaatgagatgaaattaattttaaaggcaGAGGAAAACACAGCTTAAATTTCTCTGATTTGGTCTTTCACGACACTCACAAAAACTGCTCGTAAGTATATATCAGTTTAATTATTATCCAATGcttgcttttaataaaaaaaaaaggcatgcagaATGCTTCCTGCTTTTAGTTTATACTGCTTGTTTCATCCTTTTCTTAGTATACAGCACTCAACAAAAACCCAGCTGTTTTGCATATAGTGAATATAGATATCCAAGATAGTTCTTAAAACGAGACATGTAGACCCATGCCTAAATATAAATGCTTTGAACAGCAGACATCACGGTTGTTTTTCGAGATAGCCTTGTATCAAGCTTTGAACCCGAGACAGAATAATCTCATtggagctgctgcagtcctccGGGCCGTACGGTGGGTCAACAGTTAATACACCTGCCACGCAGAGCGTTCTTCCTGATTCACCTTGCTCTGTTACGGGGATGTGATTTGTTTCTAGCCAAGTCTTCAAGTTGTTCTTCCTCTTTTCCAGCTCTTCTGGGCTGTAAGCTTTGCTCTCTTCAGGCATGAATAAGCGAGAAAGTCGTTCTTCCATTTCATCGTCCGCTTCTTTAAGTATTTCGACCTCCTGGACAGCATGGCCCAAGACGACTGAAATTACCACCTTTTCATTCTCTGGAAACCTTGCAAGGACAATACTGCCAAGAAAAGAAGGACATATAGTAATACGTGTATAATTAACTGAAGACTGAGAAACACAGGCCAAGAATCTTGGAGGTAAGTGCTCAGTGTAGCCCAGATTTGTAGGCAATAGTGAGTACCCAGCAATTTTCTTGAAAAGCATATCATACCCATTCAATGCTGGAAGTGTGAGTTTTTGGGGGTAACTTCTGGCCCTGACTATAGAAGTGCTCTAGGTGTTGTCTAGCAGAACgttatattaaaaaagtaaagcatGTCTCAGAATTGGGGCTGGGAGTCCAAATATTTGGGGGCAGCTTTGCAAAAGCACCCTAAGGCTTCCAACTTTCAAAAACAACAGTACCTTCATACTTTGGACACTTGAGTGCTGAAGGCAATGGTGGCAGCTAACAACGTAGCATCAGGACCTTTTAATAATTAATTACCAATATTTAGTTGCTGATCATTCCTAAagtaattaatattaatttttttttaaatgagtattGCCAGCTTTGGAGTATTACAATGGGAACACACCACATCAGGCTCAGGCTTGGACTGAGAGGCAGTGGCCTGCTGTGGCAGCTTAAGGCTCTTGCCTGGTCTTTTCCCAAAGGCACTTAGATCCCAGAAATCCCAAAGTACAGGTAGGAAAGCAGCTCCTTACATTTCTAGGATCTCTTCCACATAAATTAAGGAAGAggacagaaaacattttcttcctctcatggGAAGAAAAATTCCTGGATTTGATGCCAGCACTTTGCTAATCTACTGTTGCGACCATTGATTGAGTAAACAATTTTGGGAGAAATGTCCCATGAAACGTGCCTTGATTTAGCCTGGGCATTCCCCAGAATTACTCACAGATGCATAGACTGTTCCAACCAAAAAGCACAAGCAACCCCAAGAGATTACAGTATCAGAGCTAGTCCAGATTTGAAGCAGCAACcaattcttctgaaataaaatcaaGGGGCTGGATGTTTTAGTTTCAAGTGTTCATCTTATGCTCATGTAAGACATGTCTGCAACCAAAAAGGCAAGAAGTTCTGGCAGCAAGGAGCCAAATTTCTGCCAAATTTCAACCTATTCCCTGGTGCACCCTTCCTTTCAAACCTTGTTTTCGTGTTACTTGAGATACAGGGACCTGTAGGTACCACTTTCTGTACCTGTCCAATGCCCTAAAGCAGGCACTACGTCCCTATTAGTTTCTGGGTGGAGGGGAAAGCAGGGCATCGATGCGAGAGCTCAACAGAGGTCAAGGATTTCAGTAACGCCTAACGCACTAAAAGCATTCCTGGTCTCTTTGTGAGGCAGGGCTCGATGTATTGTTAAAAGCAGTCCCACATGGGGGAGCAGCATTTAAAGTACTAACCCCAGATCCAAAGTAAAGTCAGCATGAGTCCAGAGCAAAGAAGCTCATAGGTATTATCTGCTCCCTCAAATTATCAGTCCTATGAACAAGATCAATTTGGCTTTGGGTGAACTGGCCTTATCACCTGCAATATCCCTTTCTCTTAAGCCTTgccaattagaaaaaaagatggcACAGTGCCTCAGTGTGCAGTTTTTGCTCCAAGCAAGTTTGCCTCAGGCTTGGGatcctcttttctcttcctgaaaAACTTGTTATCTTCTAGTTTTATGGAAACAAAAGCTTTGGTACTTACTTAGCAGAAACTGGGTCAACTGTTAAGACCCATCCTTCATATTCATGTTTCTCAGCCGCTGCAACTCTCACTTGTTTGTTCACATACGTTTGCCAGTCTAGAGGGCTTTTCTTTTGCCAGTCATTCATATTTCCTACGTTTACAACCTAGGAAACAGACAGAGCAATTAGCAGAACCAGTGAATCTTCCTGCTTTGACCCTTCACATTAGAACTAAGTTTGTCTCCAGGTAACCAGCTTCCATTcaccttattttctttttttaaacgcATACATTCACCTAAGTATTCTGCATATTGCTGCAATACTCTAGAGTTTCCTCTcagttcatttgtttttaaaggcacGCAGGGAGGCCTCAGAAATCACTGTTCTGCTAACTGAATACTTCCCACTGCATTAAACACTGTAGTTAGTTTCTCTGCCATTGTGTTGTCTCATGAAACCTTCAGGATCGCTGGCCCCTGGCGGGCAGAAAATTACTGCCTTCGCTCTGGGCCCCGGGACATCGCTTGCCTCCAAGCCCTTCTACTGCTTGTGGCAGGGCGTTATCCACCCCCACTCCCGCTCTGCCTTCATCCCCTGCAAAGCGGCTCCTGTTTCAACTCGGGGGCATGCAgacatctcccccccccccccccccccggtatcCCTCTGTGAAAACGGCTGGAGGGAGAGATGGGGCTAGTGCAGCGCAGGAGGACAAAGGGCCGGAGGCAGCTCCTTCCTTTGCTCGCTCCAGGCTCCCTGACGCTGCCctgggcagagggaggctggagCCGCCATCCCACAGTCCCCGCCTGCTCCCAGCTGAAGCAGCAAGCGAGGGACGAGCAGGGCATGGCTGCGGGCGGCAGCCCCACTCCCcttgctgcagcagcccagcctCCGTGCAGCGgggcccccaggccctgcacccACACGCTCACCGACCCGGGGCTCCCGGCTGCTCGCTCCCCAGCCCGCGAAGGGGGTGTGGGAGCTCGTCCAGGACCCACGCTCCCTCGCGCGGCCCGCCACTTCCTGCTGCTCGGAAGCACCCTCCCCTTCGGCCTGATTTTGTTAAGCACCAAACAGGAGGCTTCTGAGGCAGAGAAATGCCCACATCTGGGGTGTTTTTCAAATATGTGTGTacaagcaaatatatatatatatttttatacatacacacgaGATGGGTGAAATTGCAAAACAAGCTGTGTGCTGTAGCATTTAATGCACCTGGTTTTCTGCCTTCTGCCCCACTTAAAATCATCTCGGTTTGCTGATTCTCCTGTTAGTACTTTGGCATTGCTAACTCAGAGTATGCAAAATCATGACTGAAGCCTTTCCAAGCAATCTGTGTGCATAAGTATGTACAGACACATGCTGTACctactatataaaatatattgatATATTTACTCTGGTTTTGAGTTTTTGGGTTGTCTGTGAATTGTCTTTACAAGCTTTTCTGTGTGACTGTGAGGTTGAGAAActtaaatttttttccagaaagctgcTTTATTTTAAGGCTACTAATGAAAAGCCTCCCATGGATGAAGCAAACAGGCTTGCATCATTTCAGTAATTTAAGTGAAAACAAGTATGTGATGATTTTGTGATctgagcagaaaacaaaagtAGTATAAAATGTGAGGTATAAAACCTTATTTTGCAAGTTTAAGGAGGCAATATCCTTTTTTATTCTTGTGAAGATTCAATTTGGACAGTGCTGTGGGAATTATTCATGAATGATGCATGCTACAGTATTCAGTTACTGCTTTCTTTCAAAGGATTAGTTTTTTAGAAACCAGGGATTAGCAAATCTGATTGCTTTCACTAATAAAAGCCaagcagcacagagagaaatctttccgtttgaaagaaaagcagtggAAAGTAGGAGCATAATTGcatgtgtgcatgagtgtgtatgtatatacatatattttatatatatatatatatatatatatatatatataaaccacaTTTCAGTTAGTTGAGGTTTAAATAGCTTCCTAACTAGTTCCTTTGTGGATCACAGACCGAGATGGTTTTGCTCACAGTCACTTTTAGGCAAAATACTGAGGAATGCCAACGtctttggttttaattttgtCTTGCTTAGTCTCAGTCCTTAACGATTTTCCCCACTGTCGGCATTTTAATTCTTCGGTTCGTGTGAGCCCCAAAGCCAGGCGGCAGATTTCCGTGTCCCCGCGGCCCTTGGTGACAGaccccagccagggcagaggccGGTACCCCCCGCTCCCCTCACGCgccccagccggggggggggggggtgccaagCGGCGCCGCTCCCAGCTCTCAACGGCTAACGGAAGCTCTCGGTGCATTTGAGGTCGTAAATAAGCAATACAGGGCGGTGAAGGGGGCCGGCTGTGGCGATTTTCCAGGCCGCGCGCCGTCGCCGTGGcaaccgcccccccccgccgcgggcgcgcgCCAGGTGAGGACGCCGCCTCGCGCGCATGCGCTTGCGTGGGGGGTGCACTCCGTCGCTctgcgccgcggggagggggggaggagcgGAGGGAGGAGGCGCGAGCAGCGGCGCGTGCGCGCGGGGAGAGGCGGTTGGCGCAGCCGTTAGGATGTCGCGTTACGGCCGATATGGAGGCGGTGAGCGGACGGGGCGTCGcgagcggcgggcggccgcggggcggggagggggggctggaGAGCTTGCGGAAGCGGGTGTTTACCGAGGggagcggagccgccggcggTCGGTgaggcggggagggaggcgagGCGGCCGTTGCCGCCGTTGTCGCCGCCGCCATTTTGCGTCAGTGGCCGTGGGGGAGGGGTGCGCCGGCGCGCGTCGCTGCTGGTTCGGTAGGCGGGAGCGAGGCGAGCAGCAAGatggcggcgcgcggcgcgggcggAGTGGGGGGGCCGCTTCTTCGCGCCGCCGGAGCCCAGGCTTGCTGCGGGGCGCGTTGCGGGGGCCGGAGCTGCTCACACGGCCTTCGCTCCCGCAGAGACCAAGGTCTACGTGGGGAACCTGGGCACGGGCGCGGGCAAAGGCGAGCTGGAGAGGGCCTTCAGCTACTATGGGCCGCTGCGAACCGTGTGGATCGCGAGGAACCCGCCGGGGTTTGCCTTCGTGGAGTTTGAAGACCCGAGGGACGCGGAGGATGCTGTCCGTGGACTCGACGGCAAGTACGTGTGTATTTCGGGTGTCTGGAGCTGCAGCTATTTaaaaccagagagagaaagaatcgggattttctgtttttttttttcttttgcatagtTCTGCCTTGAACAGGCAAACAGTATGTTAACTTACAGCCATCGTGGATTTGTTCCAGGGTGATTTGTGGCTCCAGGGTTAGAGTGGAAGTGTCAACAGGGATGCCTCGTCGCTCCCGCTATGACAGGCCTCCGGCGCGGCGCCCCTTTGACCC containing:
- the LOC112989376 gene encoding serine/arginine-rich splicing factor 7-like isoform X1, giving the protein MSRYGRYETKVYVGNLGTGAGKGELERAFSYYGPLRTVWIARNPPGFAFVEFEDPRDAEDAVLGLDGKIICGSRVRVEVSTGMPRRSRYDRPPARRPFDPNDRCYECGEKGHYAYDCHRYSRRRRSRSRSRSRSRSRGRRYSRSRSRSRGRRSRSASYRRSRSISPRRYRSFSPRRSRSGSLRRSRSRSRSRSRSRSVVWPRSRSGSHGRSKSGLPAKSRSKSRSPSPKRSHSPSGSP
- the LOC112989376 gene encoding serine/arginine-rich splicing factor 7-like isoform X2, which translates into the protein MSRYGRYETKVYVGNLGTGAGKGELERAFSYYGPLRTVWIARNPPGFAFVEFEDPRDAEDAVLGLDGKIICGSRVRVEVSTGMPRRSRYDRPPARRPFDPNDRCYECGEKGHYAYDCHRYSRRRRSRSRSRSRSRSRGRRYSRSRSRSRGRRSRSASYRRSRSISPRRYRSFSPRRSRSGSLRRSRSRSRSRSRSRSVVWPRSSRSKSRSPSPKRSHSPSGSP
- the GEMIN6 gene encoding gem-associated protein 6 isoform X2 produces the protein MPCSSLACCFSWEQVVNVGNMNDWQKKSPLDWQTYVNKQVRVAAAEKHEYEGWVLTVDPVSANIVLARFPENEKVVISVVLGHAVQEVEILKEADDEMEERLSRLFMPEESKAYSPEELEKRKNNLKTWLETNHIPVTEQGESGRTLCVAGVLTVDPPYGPEDCSSSNEIILSRVQSLIQGYLEKQP
- the GEMIN6 gene encoding gem-associated protein 6 isoform X1, whose product is MAAATTAATAASPPSPPHRPPAAPLPSVVNVGNMNDWQKKSPLDWQTYVNKQVRVAAAEKHEYEGWVLTVDPVSANIVLARFPENEKVVISVVLGHAVQEVEILKEADDEMEERLSRLFMPEESKAYSPEELEKRKNNLKTWLETNHIPVTEQGESGRTLCVAGVLTVDPPYGPEDCSSSNEIILSRVQSLIQGYLEKQP
- the GEMIN6 gene encoding gem-associated protein 6 isoform X3; protein product: MNDWQKKSPLDWQTYVNKQVRVAAAEKHEYEGWVLTVDPVSANIVLARFPENEKVVISVVLGHAVQEVEILKEADDEMEERLSRLFMPEESKAYSPEELEKRKNNLKTWLETNHIPVTEQGESGRTLCVAGVLTVDPPYGPEDCSSSNEIILSRVQSLIQGYLEKQP